The Candidatus Brocadiaceae bacterium genome includes a window with the following:
- the waaF gene encoding lipopolysaccharide heptosyltransferase II: MAQDPPQRIGIRAPNWVGDVVMATPVLRAVRERFPAACVTLVVRKGLERIVHGAPWFDECIVYGPRGMRSAGEFLRTVRALRRPRCDLALVLPNSFSSALMFRLAGARRRVGYARDARSFLLTDALPRPSRDGRFRPTYMVDFYLALCEAAGIETERRDPELPFSGADAEAAGAVLDRRGIRPADPLVLLHAGAAFGPAKRWPLSRFARLAEWIADECGARVAVIGGRNEVAAAAEVAREARVPIVDLTDCGIDLHLLKPVVARSRLLVTTDSGPRHYGIALGVPTVCLMGPTHPGYSTSGRPHDRLVRVDVPCGPCQRRACPLDHRCMERLTVEMVAEACRAALSDVSGDTAG, from the coding sequence GGTCGGCGACGTGGTCATGGCCACCCCCGTCCTGCGGGCGGTGCGCGAGCGCTTCCCGGCGGCCTGCGTGACGCTGGTGGTGCGCAAGGGCCTCGAGAGGATCGTCCACGGCGCCCCATGGTTCGACGAATGTATAGTCTACGGGCCCCGGGGGATGCGCTCGGCGGGCGAGTTCCTCCGGACGGTCCGCGCGCTGCGCCGGCCGAGGTGCGACCTGGCCCTCGTGCTGCCCAATTCGTTCAGCTCGGCGCTGATGTTCCGTCTGGCAGGGGCGCGCCGTCGCGTCGGCTACGCGCGGGACGCCCGGTCGTTCCTGCTGACCGACGCCCTCCCCCGCCCTTCCCGGGACGGCCGCTTCCGCCCGACCTACATGGTCGATTTCTACCTGGCGCTCTGCGAAGCCGCGGGCATCGAAACGGAGCGGCGCGATCCGGAACTGCCCTTCTCGGGCGCAGATGCGGAGGCTGCAGGCGCGGTCCTCGATCGCCGGGGCATCCGGCCGGCCGATCCGCTGGTGCTCCTGCACGCGGGGGCGGCCTTCGGCCCGGCCAAGCGGTGGCCGCTGAGCCGCTTCGCACGCCTGGCGGAGTGGATCGCGGATGAATGCGGCGCCCGTGTCGCCGTCATCGGCGGGCGGAACGAGGTCGCCGCGGCCGCAGAGGTGGCGCGTGAAGCGCGCGTTCCCATCGTCGATCTGACCGACTGCGGCATCGACCTGCACCTGCTCAAGCCCGTGGTGGCCCGCAGCCGTCTTCTGGTGACGACCGACTCCGGCCCTCGCCACTACGGGATCGCGCTGGGCGTGCCGACCGTCTGCCTGATGGGGCCCACGCATCCCGGCTACAGCACCAGCGGCCGGCCGCACGACCGTCTCGTCCGGGTCGACGTGCCCTGCGGGCCCTGCCAGAGGCGCGCCTGCCCCCTCGACCATCGCTGCATGGAACGCCTCACCGTCGAGATGGTTGCGGAGGCCTGCAGGGCCGCCCTGTCTGACGTTTCGGGAGACACCGCCGGATGA
- a CDS encoding ABC transporter ATP-binding protein, with the protein MIRLDNVVKRFGRVTAVDGLSLEVPAGEFFVFLGPNGAGKTTTIKLIAGLLRPTSGRVLLGGFDVQADSIRARSIISYVPDQPFLYEKLTGREFMWFVGRMYGMEDGTIRREVDRMADVFELHDFLDEMGQTYSHGMKQRVVVGAALLHDPKVLVIDEPLVGLDPKGANTLKNLLRDLTAGGVAVFMSTHTLAVAEETADRVGIIRRGSLIALGTLEEIYAAAQTDSRLEDAFLRLTEES; encoded by the coding sequence ATGATCAGGCTGGACAACGTCGTCAAGAGATTCGGCAGGGTGACCGCCGTAGACGGGCTGAGCCTGGAGGTGCCGGCAGGCGAGTTCTTCGTGTTTCTGGGCCCGAACGGGGCCGGGAAGACCACGACCATCAAGCTGATCGCGGGCCTGCTGCGTCCGACCTCCGGGCGCGTCCTGCTGGGCGGATTCGACGTTCAGGCCGACTCCATCCGGGCGCGGTCGATCATCAGCTACGTGCCCGATCAGCCGTTCCTGTACGAGAAGCTGACCGGCCGCGAGTTCATGTGGTTCGTCGGCCGCATGTATGGCATGGAAGACGGGACGATCCGCCGGGAGGTCGACCGGATGGCCGATGTGTTCGAGCTGCACGACTTCCTGGACGAGATGGGCCAGACCTACTCGCACGGCATGAAGCAGCGTGTCGTCGTCGGCGCCGCCCTGCTCCACGATCCGAAGGTGCTCGTGATCGACGAGCCGCTGGTGGGACTCGACCCCAAGGGGGCCAACACGCTCAAGAACCTCCTGCGCGACCTGACCGCCGGCGGAGTCGCGGTCTTCATGTCCACCCACACCCTCGCCGTGGCCGAGGAGACGGCCGACCGCGTCGGCATCATCCGGCGGGGCTCGCTGATCGCGCTGGGGACGCTGGAGGAAATCTACGCCGCCGCACAGACCGACAGCCGCCTCGAGGACGCCTTTCTGCGGCTGACCGAGGAGTCGTAA